A stretch of Podospora bellae-mahoneyi strain CBS 112042 chromosome 5, whole genome shotgun sequence DNA encodes these proteins:
- the SDS23 gene encoding cell separation during budding (EggNog:ENOG503NU9M; COG:C), which translates to MDIPGAQESAANSSNSSLGATLSTSQTERNKSGHIAAHRQSFAEDQRRPPPSPRSHRHPSLTQQAVQELMNHPPINRHANPQYAGRNWQEIAVGELAVADDVKWTDLDESVQDATLTLLKNHPTNAVLVRETPTSKRAMSTFDYSDLNAYLLVVVGLAKPEEEQIELYDHIAKSAQAQTPVTLREIQPILKKSELVALPAEATLDAAVEAFGSGIHRLLITNSAGEVIGILSQLRLLEFFWKEAVNFPVIDRLYGSVLRDLQIGSTQIIAVNADGPLADALLLMHNEGLTSVAVVDQGLNVLGNISTADLRLLTSTNNLPLLKRSCMHFISVILNERGVEHGRDSFPVFYVNPYSTLAHTVAKLVATRSHRMWVVETASPSPSAPATPLLQPVQLGVTAATAPPPTSVTGVGSSSSPGPQPTVLVSSQTPSAPQSPLPGQSFSSVPSASLPGAHVSGRLSGVVSLTDVLNLFAKSSGLRPSDPSEQRARRRRSSSASVRPSLDAGRGSVDFRR; encoded by the exons ATGGACATCCCTGGTGCTCAAGAGAGCGCTGCCAACAGTTCCAACAGCTCACTGGGCGCAACTCTCTCGACTTCCCAGACTGAGCGCAACAAATCTGGCCATATTGCTGCTCATAGACAGAGCTTTGCCGAGGACCAGAgacgccctcctccttcccctcgcAGCCATCGACACCCATCTCTCACCCAACAAGCCGTCCAAGAGCTTATgaaccaccccccaatcAACCGACACGCCAATCCCCAGTATGCCGGTAGGAACTGGCAGGAGATTGCAGTGGGGGAATTGGCTGTGGCAGATGATGTGAAGTGGACCGATCTTGACGAGAGTGTTCAGGATGCCACGCTG ACACTCCTCAAAAACCATCCCACCAATGCGGTCCTTGTACGAGAGACCCCCACATCAAAACGAGCCATGTCCACGTTTGACTACAGCGATCTGAACGCCTACttattggtggtggtcgggcTTGCGAAacctgaggaggagcagatcGAGCTATACGACCACATCGCGAAGAGTGCCCAGGCCCAGACACCTGTAACGCTCCGGGAGATCCAGCCTATTCTGAAGAAGAGCGAACTGGTAGCTTTGCCGGCCGAGGCAACTCTGGACGCGGCTGTGGAGGCTTTCGGAAGCGGCATCCATCGGTTACTGATTACCAACAGCGCTGGAGAGGTTATTGGAATTCTGAGCCAGCTCCGTCTGCTCGAGTTCTTCTGGAAGGAAGCGGTCAATTTTCCTGTTATTGACCGTCTGTACGGGAGCGTGCTGCGAGATCTTCAGATTGGTAGCACTCAGATCATCGCTGTCAA TGCCGATGGGCCTCTCGCTGATGCCCTTCTGTTGATGCACAACGAGGGCCTGACTTCGGTTGCAGTGGTCGATCAAGGCCTCAACGTGCTCGGGAATATTTCAACAGCAGATCTGAGGCTTTTGACCAGTACGAACAACCTGCCCCTTCTCAAACGCTCGTGCATGCACTTCATCAGCGTTATCCTCAACGAGCGTGGCGTCGAACATGGCCGTGATTCTTTCCCGGTTTTTTACGTCAATCCTTACTCCACACTTGCGCACACAGTGGCCAAGCTCGTTGCGACAAGATCTCACCGGATGTGGGTTGTCGAGACGGCTTCACCTTCCCCTAGTGCTCCCGCTACACCGTTACTCCAGCCGGTTCAGCTGGGAGTTACGGCTGCAACGGCTCCTCCACCTACGTCAGTCACTGGTGTTGGGTCGTCATCAAGCCCTGGCCCACAACCAACTGTTCTTGTTTCTTCGCAAACCCCCTCAGCGCCCCAATCGCCGCTGCCAGGACAGTCATTCTCTTCGGTGCCTTCTGCCAGCTTGCCTGGGGCACATGTTTCTGGGAGGTTGTCCGGGGTTGTCTCGCTGACAGATGTGCTGAATCTCTTTGCCAAATCGAGTGGGCTTCGGCCTTCGGATCCCTCGGAACAGAGGGCTCGGAGAAGACGGAGCTCGAGTGCATCTGTCCGGCCAAGTTTGGATGCGGGGAGAGGAAGCGTTGACTTTAGGAGGTAG
- a CDS encoding hypothetical protein (EggNog:ENOG503NWI6; COG:C) — protein sequence MGKSAIRTVCKVDFDKPASEQPYLHNRWHPDIPPAATIKDGETVKIECLDWTGGQIKNDDFADDIKNVDLTRVHYLSGPFAIENAEPGDALLVEIMDVQPFEDQPWGFTGIFDKSNGGGFLDELYPSAAKAIWDFEGIYCTSRHIPHVKFAGLIHPGILGCAPSQEVLDTWNKREAELIAANKLDRDVALPPQPLNVHAGSADPNTKEKVGLQGARTIPGRPEHGGNCDIKNLSRGSKVYLPVHVPGANFSVGDLHFSQGDGEISFCGAIEMAGIITINFSVIKSGVSQLSLTSPIYIPGPVEPHFGPGRYIYFEGFSVDQHGKQHYLDVAVAYRQTTLRCIEYLRRFGYSDYQIYLLLSCAPIQGHVAGIVDIPNACTTLGLPIDIFDFDISPSAIPVKKLDMGRCAFETGKTEGEMVTTAGKNSEVSFGGGLNYKE from the exons ATGGGCAAGTCCGCTATCCGCACCGTTTGCAAGGTTGACTTTGACAAGCCGGCTTCTGAGCAGCCATACCTTCAT AACAGGTGGCACCCAGACATCCCTCCAGCAGCCACCATCAAAGATGGCGAGACGGTCAAGATTGAATGCCTGGACTGGACCGGAGGCCAAATCAAGAACGACGACTTCGCGGATGACATCAAGAATGTCGACCTCACCCGTGTTCACTACCTGTCCGGCCCGTTCGCCATTGAAAACGCCGAGCCAGGTGATGCTCTTCTCGTAGAGATCATGGACGTCCAGCCCTTTGAGGACCAGCCATGGGGCTTCACGGGCATCTTTGACAAGTCCAATGGT GGTGGCTTCCTTGACGAGCTCTACCCCTCCGCAGCCAAAGCCATCTGGGACTTTGAAGGCATCTACTGCACCTCCCGCCACATCCCCCACGTCAAGTTCGCCGgcctcatccaccccggCATCCTCGGCTGTGCTCCCTCCCAAGAAGTCCTCGACACCTGGAACAAGCGCGAAGCCGAGCTCATCGCCGCCAACAAGCTCGACCGAGACGTCGCCCTGCC cccccaacccctcaacgTCCACGCCGGCTCCGCAGACCCAAatacaaaagaaaaagtcggCCTCCAAGGCGCACGCACAATCCCCGGCCGCCCCGAACACGGCGGCAACTGCGACATCAAAAACCTCTCCCGCGGCTCGAAAGTCTACCTCCCCGTCCACGTCCCCGGCGCCAACTTCTCCGTAGGCGACCTCCACTTCTCCCAAGGCGACGGCGAGATCTCCTTTTGCGGCGCCATCGAGATGGCAGGGATAATCACGATCAACTTCTCCGTCATCAAGTCCGGCGTTTCCCAGCTCTCTCTCACATCCCCGATTTACATCCCCGGTCCGGTAGAGCCCCATTTTGGTCCAGGGAGGTACATTTACTTTGAG ggCTTCTCCGTCGACCAACACGGCAAACAGCACTACCTCGACGTGGCGGTGGCCTACCGCCAGACCACCCTCCGCTGCATCGAATACCTCCGCCGCTTCGGCTACTCCGACTACCAaatctacctcctcctctcctgcgCCCCCATCCAGGGCCACGTCGCCGGCATCGTCGACATCCCCAACGCCTGCACCACCCTGGGTCTGCCGATAGACATCTTCGACTTTGACATCTCTCCCTCTGCCATCCCCGTCAAAAAGCTAGACATGGGACGCTGCGCCTTTGAGACCGGAAAAACAGAAGGCGAGATggtcaccaccgccggcaaaAACAGCGAGGTTAgctttggtggggggttgaatTATAAGGAGTAG
- the PSE1 gene encoding importin subunit beta-3 (EggNog:ENOG503NUCV; COG:U; COG:Y) produces MSSVLPADVSAQLGQLLQQLQSSDNIVRSQAEEVLQNQWTSQRPEYLLMGLAEQISSSPDVSVRTFAAVIFRRIASKTRKTPSSENVDLFISLGAVSCQAIRNELLKTLLAETDKNVRNKISDAVAEIARQYYDSNDSWPDLLQVLFQLSQAPDAGKRETAFRVFTTTPGIIERQHEEQVAGVFAQAFKDESVSVRLAAMEAFASFFRNLSRKNQAKYFGLLPEILNILPPIKQAQDSDDLSKGLVALIDLAESSPKMFKPNFSGLVQFSIAVIQDKELSDLCRQNALELMATFADYAPSMCRKDPKYTEDMITQCLSLMTDIGEDDDDAADWLGADDLEDQESDNNHVAGEHCMDRLANKMGGMVVLQPTFAWLPRMMQSPAWRDRHAALMAISAISEGCRDQMIGELEQVLKLVVPALKDPHPRVRWAGCNALGQMSTDFAPKMQQEFYDVVLTAIVPVLDSPEARVKSHAAAALVNFCEEAEKSVLEPYLDGLLTKLYELLQNEKRYVQEQALSTIATIADAAEQAFARYYDTLMPMLVSVLQRENDKEYRLLRAKAMECATLIALAVGQQRLGNDAAMLVQLLGSIQDNVTEADDPQAQYLMHCWGRMCRVMGKNFLPCLPKVMPPLLEMASAKADIQLLDDEDQVEKFQQEEGWELVPLRGKTIGIRTSSMEDKHMAIELLVVYAQVLEDEFAPYADQIMEKIALPGLAFFFHDPVRYVSAKLVPQLLSCVQKAYGPASDQLRLLWDKTIDKLLEVLSAEPAVDTLAEMYQCFYESVEVIGGPCLSPERMGKFIDSVTSTLDDYKDRVAQREEEHRAGGTDDAEDDAEELLMAIEDDQTLLSDMNKAFHCVFKHHGESFLPYFERLADTYQGFLKSDDPTQRQWGLCIMDDVLEYCGARSGNYAPMISEALVRGCQDPSPAIRQAAAYGIGVAARHGGEQWATFLAGTLQYLFQLMQVPDARNEDNVYATENACAAIAKILHYNASAVPNPNQIIDQWINYLPICNDEEAAPYGYLYLADLISKQHASIAVAGRAAQIFVYVAQALEGETLSGQNAARVVAATKLLLEGTATDPSPLLSQFSPEAQQTIRAHFG; encoded by the exons ATGTCTTCTGTTCTGCCCGCAGATGTTAGCGCCCAACTGGGCCAGCTACTCCAGCAGCTTCAGTCATCAGACAACATTGTCCGCTCACAAGCCGAGGAGGTTCTGCAGAATCAGTGGACAAGCCAGCGGCCAGAATACCTATTAATGGGCTTGGCCGAGCAGATCAGCAGCTCCCCTGATGTCTCG GTTCGCACATTTGCAGCTGTCATCTTCCGTCGCATAGCATCCAAGACTCGCAAAACACCAAGCTCCGAAAATGTTGACCTCTTTATCTCCCTGGGAGCCGTGTCTTGCCAGGCCATCCGCAACGAGCTTCTGAAGACATTGCTTGCCGAGACAGATAAGAACGTCCGGAACAAGATCAGTGACGCGGTTGCCGAGATTGCCAGACAGTACTACGATAGCA ACGATTCCTGGCCAGACCTGCTGCAAGTGCTCTTTCAGCTCAGCCAGGCCCCTGATGCTGGCAAGCGCGAAACCGCCTTCCGAGTGTTCACAACTACCCCCGGCATTATTGAGAGACAGCATGAAGAGCAGGTAGCTGGCGTGTTCGCCCAGGCCTTCAAGGACGAATCAGTTTCA GTTCGCCTTGCCGCCATGGAGGCCTTCGCTTCTTTCTTCCGCAACCTCAGCAGGAAGAACCAGGCCAAGTACTTTGGTCTCCTTCCCGAAATTCTCAACATTCTGCCACCAATCAAGCAAGCTCAAGATTCCGACGACTTGAGCAAAGGTTTGGTGGCCCTCATCGACCTCGCCGAAAGCTCGCCCAAGATGTTCAAGCCAAACTTCAGCGGACTCGTCCAGTTCTCCATCGCCGTGATCCAAGACAAGGAGCTTAGTGACCTTTGCAGACAGAATGCTTTGGAGCTCATGGCTACTTTCGCTGATTACGCCCCATCCATGTGCAGAAAAGATCCCAAGTACACCGAGGATATGATCACTCAGTGCCTCAGTTTGATGACCGAcattggcgaggatgacgatgatgctgctgattGGCTTGGGGCCGACGATCTTGAAGACCAGGAAAGTGACAACAACCACGTAGCTGGAGAGCACTGCATGGACCGCTTGGCGAACAAGATGGGGGGCATGGTCGTATTGCAGCCCACCTTTGCCTGGCTCCCACGCATGATGCAGTCCCCTGCTTGGAGGGACAGGCACGCGGCTCTCATGGCTATTTCTGCCATCTCGGAAGGCTGTCGCGACCAGATGATTGGGGAACTCGAGCAGGTTTTGAAGCTCGTTGTTCCGGCCCTGAAGGACCCCCATCCTCGTGTCCGATGGGCCGGGTGCAATGCTCTGGGCCAGATGAGCACTGACTTTGCGCCAAAGATGCAACAGGAATTTTACGATGTTGTTCTGACCGCTATCGTGCCAGTCTTGGACTCGCCCGAGGCTAGAGTCAAGTCGCACGCTGCGGCCGCTTTGGTCAACTTTTGCgaagaggccgagaagagCGTCTTGGAGCCGTACCTGGAcggcctcctcaccaagcTCTATGAGCTCCTCCAGAACGAGAAGCGGTACGTGCAGGAGCAAGCACTCTCGACCATCGCCACTATTGCCGACGCGGCCGAGCAGGCGTTTGCCAGATATTACGATACTCTGATGCCCATGTTGGTTAGCGTATTGCAGCGCGAGAACGACAAGGAGTACCGCCTCCTTCGCGCAAAGGCTATGGAGTGCGCGACTCTTATTGCTCTCGCTGTTGGCCAGCAGCGCTTGGGCAACGACGCCGCCATGCTTGTCCAACTTCTCGGATCCATCCAGGACAATGTTACCGAGGCTGATGACCCTCAGGCCCAGTATCTTATGCACTGCTGGGGTAGAATGTGCCGCGTCATGGGCAAAAATTTCCTCCCTTGTCTGCCCAAGGTCatgcctcctcttctcgaGATGGCCAGCGCCAAGGCTGACATTCAGCTtctcgacgacgaggatcAGGTTGAGAAGttccagcaagaagagggcTGGGAGCTGGTGCCTCTCCGTGGAAAGACGATTGGAATCAGAACTAGCTCGATGGAGGACAAACATATGGCCATTGAGCTCCTGGTTGTTTACGCCCAGGTTCTTGAGGATGAGTTTGCGCCCTATGCCGATCAGATCATGGAGAAGATCGCTCTCCCCGGCCTGGCATTCTTCTTCCATGATCCTGTCAGATATGTTTCTGCCAAGCTCGTGCCACAGCTTCTGAGCTGCGTCCAGAAAGCCTATGGACCCGCCTCGGACCAGCTCAGGCTTTTGTGGGACAAGACCATTGACAAGCTCCTTGAAGTTCTTTCCGCTGAGCCCGCTGTCGATACCTTGGCGGAGATGTATCAGTGCTTTTACGAGTCTGTCGAGGTTATCGGTGGGCCCTGCCTTAGCCCTGAGCGCATGGGCAAGTTTATCGATTCAGTCACTTCTACCCTTGATGACTACAAGGACCGTGTTGCTCAGCGCGAAGAGGAGCACCGCGCTGGTGGTACtgacgatgccgaggatgacgcTGAGGAACTCTTGATGGCCATCGAAGACGACCAGACTCTTCTCTCGGATATGAACAAGGCCTTCCACTGCGTCTTCAAGCACCACGGCGAGAGCTTCCTTCCCTACTTTGAGCGTCTCGCCGACACATATCAAGGTTTCCTCAAGTCGGATGACCCAACGCAGCGTCAATGGGGCCTTTGCATCATGGACGACGTCCTTGAGTACTGCGGTGCTCGCAGTGGCAACTATGCTCCTATGATTAGCGAGGCGCTCGTGCGTGGTTGCCAGGACCCCTCGCCGGCTATCCGCCAGGCTGCGGCTTATGGCATCGGTGTGGCTGCTCGTCATGGTGGTGAGCAGTGGGCCACGTTCCTGGCCGGAACACTGCAGTACTTGTTCCAGCTCATGCAGGTCCCTGATGCGCGGAACGAAGACAATGTCTACGCCACCGAGAACGCATGCGCTGCCATTGCGAAGATCCTGCACTACAACGCCTCGGCAGtgccaaaccccaaccaaaTCATTGATCAGTGGATAAATTACCTCCCCATCTGCAACGACGAGGAAGCAGCGCCATATGGCTATCTCTATCTCGCCGACTTGATTAGCAA GCAACATGCTTCCATCGCCGTGGCCGGGCGGGCCGCACAGATTTTCGTCTACGTTGCACAGGCTCTCGAGGGAGAGACGCTGAGCGGGCAGAATGCGGCTCGTGTAGTGGCAGCGACCAAGCTTCTCTTGGAGGGCACCGCCACTGACCCATCACCACTGCTCTCTCAGTTCTCACCCGAGGCTCAGCAAACCATCCGCGCCCATTTCGGTTAG